The following proteins come from a genomic window of Streptomyces sp. ALI-76-A:
- a CDS encoding methyltransferase domain-containing protein — MTLLRDADLAAAFDHAAHSYDTLVAANPGYHAHLRRSARRLGLPRPGRGLRVLDLGCGTGASTAALCAVLPEADITAVDASAGMLERARAKSWPPGVRFVCAPVEALPEARVEGPFDAVFAAYLFRNVADPDAVLATVHDLLAPHGRLAVHEYALSGRPGHRAVWTAVCRGLVLPVATALGDGELYRHLWRSVVDFDTVDRFTRRVRAAGFDQVRSLPLPGWQTGITHTVVGRRAGSPAGVTS, encoded by the coding sequence ATGACCCTGCTGCGTGACGCGGACCTGGCCGCCGCGTTCGACCATGCGGCGCACAGCTACGACACGCTGGTGGCCGCCAACCCCGGCTACCACGCCCACCTGCGCCGCTCGGCCCGCCGGCTCGGTCTGCCCCGCCCCGGCCGCGGCCTGCGCGTGCTGGACCTCGGCTGCGGCACGGGCGCGTCCACCGCGGCTCTGTGCGCCGTGCTGCCGGAGGCCGACATCACGGCCGTGGACGCCTCCGCCGGCATGCTGGAGCGCGCCCGGGCCAAGTCCTGGCCGCCGGGCGTCAGGTTCGTGTGCGCTCCGGTGGAGGCCCTCCCGGAGGCGAGGGTCGAAGGACCCTTCGACGCGGTGTTCGCCGCCTACCTCTTCCGCAACGTGGCGGACCCCGACGCCGTCCTCGCCACCGTCCACGACCTGCTCGCGCCGCACGGCCGGCTCGCCGTGCACGAGTACGCCCTCAGCGGCCGCCCCGGCCACCGCGCGGTCTGGACGGCCGTGTGCCGAGGGCTGGTGCTGCCCGTCGCCACCGCACTCGGTGACGGCGAGCTGTACCGCCATCTGTGGCGCAGCGTCGTCGACTTCGACACCGTGGACCGCTTCACCCGACGGGTCCGGGCAGCCGGCTTCGACCAGGTGCGGTCCCTGCCGCTGCCCGGCTGGCAGACCGGCATCACCCACACCGTCGTCGGCCGCCGCGCCGGCTCCCCCGCCGGGGTGACGTCTTGA